The following proteins come from a genomic window of Pichia kudriavzevii chromosome 1, complete sequence:
- a CDS encoding uncharacterized protein (PKUD0A00430; similar to Saccharomyces cerevisiae YGL006W (PMC1); ancestral locus Anc_4.117) produces the protein MTFTHHSRSSDLESHGSHYQIPIEKLQSLFDPKSIRNLLKIGGLKALTLDLNTDLHSGLSQDYNENDIKQRINIYGKNKLPNKSQKSLLSLCWEALHDQVLIILSISAIISFVLGLYLAYFEPPEYDEDGNPLPNLEWVDGCAIILAVIIVVLVGAINDFNKEKQFMKLNNKKDDRKIIVYRSNVKTYISIYDLLVGDLLYVETGDIIPADAILISGECSCDESSLTGESRTIDKKPIDQALSYFNDEIKSIKSQSFASTISTSSSSRFDVGDSDVLDPFLVSGSKLLSGNGKALVICIGEHSVNGKMMMSLFHGNEDEEDAEETPLQVRLDHLANNISKYGFLAAIGLFLGLFLKFLYQLSTVLAHLSLLQKFSKFINIVITAITVVVVAIPEGLPLAVTLALAFATTRMMEDGNLVRVLKSCETMGGATCICSDKTGTLTINKMTIVEGLIGDDYFIDNGKKSTIDNSNHSHSSIEILQHCNDKLIDVLLKNIFLNSTAFENIEPQRRTTTNSELNKPKSSVLDSLKTLFKSERYNHILPLSSDSSNSNSNATITEKPDEFVGSKTECALLEFVKYKVSQVDPRIPTVSKYRDDFESNIVKTVPFESSLKWSGVVYHDTSKNNYTFLIKGAAEIVLDYCDYITGMDGHIQKFSKNEKENIGEKRQDMAKNALRAVSLAHYTFKESEISKIDWSKISADDLVQYPLVLDLIVGIQDPLRPGVREAIEQCHRAGVDVRMVTGDNVLTARAISKGCGILDDDTFDDPSYFMEGPKFRSLSDSERLRIIPNLHVLARSSPEDKRILVQTLKKLGEVVAVTGDGTNDAPALKLADVGFSMGISGTEVAREASDIVLMSDDFPSIVNAIKWGRTVAASIRKFVQFQLTVNFTAVTLTIVSAVASDDDTSVLTAVQLLWVNLIMDTLAALALATDKPDDDILDSKPEGRSKLMISPNMWKMILGMSIFQLGITTTLNFKGSQIFYGLPYDEVNTHDKFSLKAMTFNTFVWMQVFTLFVSRILNEPLCLNPSSTLRERLCYQNIGFFRNITRNYWFISIVSTISVSQVIIMFYGGRVFSIAPQTFGMWATALGSGFSMIFFGGLLRLVPDYWLTDYLPIDGLCRVIYGLEWFIFGCGYFQSPEHREDYESFFDSSDNIIQDGDNLVASQHSSDISRGTSSPTFVSSGSPSPMLEPSHSGETHKMNKLKSLLIRSNNTSASSLTKEPNERSSSFTRTRSPSQTNLFDSVSVQPNYTDIDVSASK, from the coding sequence ATGACTTTCACTCACCATTCACGAAGTAGTGACTTGGAATCTCATGGATCTCATTATCAAATCCCAATAGAAAAACTCCAATCCTTATTTGATCCTAAATCTATCCggaatttattgaaaataggAGGTTTGAAAGCATTAACACTTGACTTAAATACAGATCTTCATTCAGGTTTATCACAAGattataatgaaaatgatatcaaACAACGGATCAATATCTATgggaaaaataaattgcCAAATAAATCCCAGAAATCGCTATTGTCTTTATGTTGGGAAGCTTTACATGATCAAGTTTTAAttattctttcaatttcggCAATTATTTCCTTTGTACTTGGCTTATATTTGGCATATTTTGAGCCCCCGGaatatgatgaagatggtaACCCTTTACCAAATTTAGAATGGGTTGATGGTTGTGCCATTATACTGGCTGTGATTATCGTAGTTTTAGTTGGTGCCATCAATGACtttaataaagaaaaacaatttaTGAAATTAAACAATAAAAAGGATGATAGGAAAATAATTGTTTATCGCTCCAATGTTAAAACTTATATATCAATTTATGATTTGTTGGTTGGTGATTTACTCTATGTTGAAACAGGTGATATCATACCGGCAGATGCAATCCTGATTTCTGGAGAATGTTCTTGTGATGAATCTTCATTAACAGGAGAATCTAGAactattgataaaaaacCAATAGATCAAGCACTATCTTAttttaatgatgaaattaaatcaataaaatctCAATCCTTTGCTTCTACAATTTCTACAAGCTCTTCTTCGAGATTCGATGTGGGGGATTCGGATGTATTGGATCCTTTCCTTGTATCTGGATCCAAACTATTATCAGGAAATGGTAAAGCCCTGGTCATTTGTATTGGTGAACATTCCGTAAATGGTAAAATGATGATGTCTCTATTCCATGGgaatgaagatgaagaagatgcaGAGGAAACCCCCCTACAGGTTAGGTTGGACCATTTGGCAAATAACATCTCAAAATATGGATTTTTAGCTGCTATTGGGTTATTTCTTGGGctgtttttgaagttcTTGTATCAATTGTCAACAGTGTTGGCTCATCTATCTTTATTACAgaagttttccaaatttatcaatatcgTTATTACAGCTATAACtgtcgttgttgttgctattCCAGAAGGTTTACCATTAGCAGTTACTCTCGCATTAGCGTTTGCTACAACCAGAATGATGGAAGATGGTAATCTAGTTCGGGTATTGAAAAGTTGTGAAACTATGGGCGGTGCAACTTGTATCTGTTCCGATAAGACAGGTACTTTAaccatcaacaaaatgACAATTGTTGAAGGGTTGATTGGGGACGATTATTTCATTgataatggaaaaaaatctACAATAGATAACAGCAACCATAGTCATTCCTCCATCGAAATTTTACAACATTGTAACGACAAACTAATTGAtgtgttgttgaagaatatatTTCTTAACTCTACagcttttgaaaatatcgaaCCGCAAAGAAGGACAACTACAAATAGTGAATTGAATAAACCTAAAAGTTCAGTTTTGgattcattgaaaactCTATTCAAGTCTGAGAGATACAATCATATTCTTCCTTTATCATCAGATTCGTCAAATTCGAATAGCAATGCAACTATTACTGAAAAGCCAGATGAATTTGTTGGTTCAAAAACTGAATGTGCTTTATTGGAGTTTGTTAAATATAAGGTTTCGCAAGTCGATCCACGAATCCCTACCGTTTCTAAATACAGAGATGATTTCGAATCTAATATTGTGAAAACTGTTCCTTTTGAGTCTTCCCTAAAATGGTCTGGAGTGGTTTACCATGACACTAGCAAGAACAATTATACTTTTTTGATCAAAGGTGCAGCTGAAATCGTATTGGATTATTGTGATTATATCACTGGTATGGATGGCCATATCCAAAAGTTTAGTAAAAATgagaaggaaaatattGGTGAGAAAAGACAAGATATGGCTAAAAATGCATTACGGGCAGTTTCACTTGCTCATTATACTTTCAAAGAGTCTGAAATATCTAAAATAGACTGGAGTAAAATTAGTGCTGATGATTTGGTTCAATATCCGTTAGTGCTAGACCTAATAGTTGGAATTCAAGATCCTTTACGTCCAGGCGTGAGGGAAGCCATTGAACAGTGCCATAGGGCTGGTGTTGATGTAAGGATGGTCACTGGTGACAACGTATTGACAGCCAGGGCAATATCAAAAGGTTGTGGTATTTTAGATGATGATACTTTTGATGATCCCAGCTATTTCATGGAAGGTCCGAAGTTTAGAAGTTTGAGCGATAGTGAAAGGCTAAGAATCATTCCGAATTTGCATGTTTTAGCTAGATCAAGCCCTGAAGACAAAAGAATTCTTGTCCAGACTCTAAAGAAATTAGGGGAAGTTGTTGCAGTTACTGGTGATGGTACCAATGATGCGCCTGCACTAAAATTGGCTGACGTTGGATTTTCAATGGGAATATCAGGTACTGAAGTTGCAAGGGAGGCGAGCGATATTGTCTTGATGTCAGATGATTTCCCATCAATTGTGAATGCAATTAAATGGGGGAGAACTGTTGCTGCGTCTATCAGgaaatttgttcaattccAATTAACTGTCAATTTTACTGCGGTAACCTTGACAATCGTTTCTGCAGTTGCCAGTGACGACGATACCAGTGTTCTTACTGCGGTTCAGCTTTTATGGGTGAATCTAATCATGGATACCTTAGCTGCTTTAGCTTTAGCTACTGATAAACCAGATGATGATATCTTAGATTCGAAACCAGAAGGGCGTTCGAAATTaatgatttctccaaacaTGTGGAAAATGATTCTAGGCATGTCAATTTTCCAGTTAGGTATAACCACAACTTTAAATTTCAAAGGTTCTCAAATCTTTTATGGGCTACCTTATGATGAAGTTAACACCCATGATAAATTTTCTCTAAAGGCAATGACATTTAACACGTTTGTCTGGATGCAGGTGTTTACATTATTTGTCTCTAGGATTTTGAATGAGCCATTGTGTTTGAATCCAAGTTCAACTTTAAGGGAGAGGTTGTGTTACCAGAATATAGGGTTTTTCAGAAATATAACCAGGAACTATTGGTTTATTAGTATTGTATCTACTATTTCGGTTTCCCAGGTTATAATTATGTTTTATGGGGGCCGtgttttctcaattgcACCCCAAACTTTTGGTATGTGGGCCACTGCTTTAGGAAGtggtttttcaatgatCTTCTTTGGTGGTCTATTACGTTTAGTTCCCGATTATTGGCTTACAGATTATCTACCAATCGATGGTTTATGTCGTGTAATCTATGGTCTTGAATGGTTTATATTTGGTTGTGGATATTTCCAATCCCCTGAACATAGGGAAGATTATGAAAGTTTTTTTGATTCTAGCGATAATATTATACAAGATGGAGATAACCTTGTTGCAAGCCAACACTCATCCGATATTTCTAGAGGCACCAGCTCTCCTACATTTGTGTCCAGTGGAAGCCCAAGCCCCATGCTGGAGCCATCACATTCTGGCGAGACTCATAAAATGAACAAACTAAAGTCTTTATTGATAAGGAGTAACAATACAAGTGCTTCAAGCTTGACAAAAGAGCCAAATGAaagatcttcttcatttacAAGAACTCGTTCACCTTCACAAACTAATTTATTTGATAGTGTTTCTGTACAGCCAAACTATACAGATATCGATGTTAGCGCatccaaatga
- a CDS encoding uncharacterized protein (PKUD0A00410; similar to Saccharomyces cerevisiae YGL016W (KAP122); ancestral locus Anc_4.105) — protein sequence MSSVDEIASLVQTLYSPNQDKDLILSVQQQLQSIQKRPDAPELAHELLKYNVQTIQFFGALTYTVYLFNHPIDTQIGDVMIGELVEACSRNLDSVVIQKLLFNIAKIYTNILYFPINDLFQKLSSKGLDMITISKYGLLACKTIGEELNRCEKITAEKNQMIMDSMLEDNTKNLLNNTTHLVLEDSSLKKVWLDCLQAWMIYVSKSSFEFHVKSDLNEYYRITLMLLQKLDIDALDLISEIFDVCPSQLNNDNKSFFRSLVFSEWTTNFITNNDIDDNSKLSKLIASSLDSEILTFASKLIDSEYQQRIEFLLFLTNQPGDPITDEPFSVDMLEFWTLFAEAFINDTEAIHTLIGNEEAKIQTLHKISKTYFIKLSAIYWEKCKLIDGFDEYEDEFLNFRRDIGELFESLFTIARSEVFNNLSNSVSSSLLNERCSNDQIKNADTSLYLLTVISSIVGETENDTNLFYDLNCLFESKFLVRIASLPLSSDLDNKLYQYLVKDSIKFISEINWFYQTPSGLSHVNDVLMFLFKYLEDSNFQDSASRAILSITDTCRSDLTSLLNDFELAATSIIKNIDVDTNVRTRIIRSYSSILQTVANLRLQAEKISKFLDLIYTESISAYGSIETTAGNADILEKIDAFLVSMVSSLVGLARGLEIPEDWEKYYEDDPDKMKLSYEYWKFQDQHKFQVHDKCLKLVLLFTFPSYHFSNLSTKRNLNPEIVEQVYNLLRSGLSEPIPGPFVIDYFEIIKLIIKVFQYCQTNETSNVDPPIIKFIQLYGILVKSNYTSSTITKITGLQVGIDDLHMSEVIDVLLFQNFDSITEDTDVLQYIFTLLGDIITCYPTELIQNPGFVRIMEIFIDQIYRNCQQRFVVISLSKFASNLIYLRKGKLEDVEFMNHLLVDKNIGEILVLNLMRGFINTSRSLIEFYVDIIRALTSKYGKYLRVWIENAFLRINEENMTKNAKIVDQKVVEGFIKQLLVTRGQRVANRIIKEFWYTVTGMVDYGM from the coding sequence ATGTCTTCTGTGGATGAAATTGCCTCTTTGGTTCAGACTCTTTATTCTCCAAATCAAGACAAGGACTTGATCTTGTCAGTACAACAACAGTTACAGAGTATACAAAAACGACCAGATGCTCCTGAATTAGCCCATGAATTACTCAAGTACAACGTGCAAACAATCCAATTTTTTGGCGCGTTAACATACACGGTATATCTTTTCAACCATCCTATAGATACCCAGATAGGTGATGTCATGATTGGCGAGTTGGTGGAGGCCTGTTCACGTAACCTGGATTCGGTTGTCATACAAAAGTTACTTTTCAACATTGCCAAGATATACACTAACATATTGTACTTCCCCATTAATGacctttttcaaaagttgaGTTCCAAAGGTTTGGACATGATAACTATTTCTAAATATGGATTGTTAGCCTGTAAAACTATTGGCGAAGAACTCAATAGATGTGAAAAGATAACAGCTGAAAAGAACCAGATGATTATGGATTCAATGCTTGAAGACAACACGAAGAATCTACTGAATAATACAACCCATTTAGTTTTGGAGGATTCCAGCTTGAAAAAAGTGTGGCTAGATTGCTTACAAGCCTGGATGATTTACGTAAGTAAGTCGTCATTTGAATTCCATGTTAAATCCGACTTAAATGAATATTATCGAATAACTTTAATGCTGCTGCAAAAGTTAGATATTGATGCActtgatttgatttctgaaatttttgacGTTTGTCCCTCCCAGTTGAATAATGATAACAAAAGTTTCTTTAGAAGTCTCGTATTCAGTGAATGGACGACAAATTTTATAACTAACAATGACATTGATGACAACTCGAAATTGAGTAAGTTGATTGCTTCATCGTTAGATTCTGAAATATTGACTTTTGCTTCCAAGTTGATAGATTCGGAGTACCAACAGAGAATAGAGTTTCTACTATTCCTAACCAACCAACCAGGAGACCCTATAACTGATGAGCCTTTCTCTGTAGACATGCTTGAATTCTGGACATTATTTGCGGAGGCTTTTATCAATGATACAGAGGCTATACATACTCTAATAGGAAACGAAGAGgcaaaaatacaaactttgcataaaatttcaaaaacttaCTTTATAAAATTATCAGCAATATATTGGGAGAAATGTAAGCTAATTGATGGGTTTGATGAATATGAGGATGAATTCTTGAATTTTAGAAGGGACATTGGTGAATTGTTTGAGTCTTTATTTACTATTGCTAGATCTGAAGTGTTTAataatttatcaaattcggTGTCGTCATCTTTGCTAAATGAAAGATGTAGCAAcgatcaaatcaaaaatgcaGACACATCGTTATACTTACTTACCGTTATTTCAAGTATTGTTGGTGAAACAGAAAATGACACAAACTTGTTTTACGATTTGAACTGTTTgtttgaatccaaattttTAGTAAGAATTGCCTCATTGCCATTGAGTTCTGACTTAGATAATAAGCTCTACCAATACTTAGTTAAAGATTCGATTAAATTCATTTCTGAAATCAACTGGTTTTATCAAACACCATCAGGGTTATCCCATGTTAATGAcgtgttgatgtttttgttcaaatatttggaagattcaaattttcaagacTCCGCATCAAGAGCAATCCTAAGCATCACTGATACTTGTAGAAGTGATCTGACTAGCTTattgaatgattttgaattagCAGCAACTtcaattatcaaaaatatcgATGTTGACACAAATGTTAGAACTCGAATAATCAGAAGTTATTCGTCAATTTTACAGACAGTTGCTAATTTACGGCTACAAGCTGAGAAAATCTCaaaatttcttgatttAATATATACAGAATCGATCAGTGCATATGGTTCAATTGAAACAACTGCAGGGAATGctgatattttggaaaaaattgacGCGTTCTTAGTTTCAATGGTTTCTTCCCTTGTTGGCTTAGCTAGAGGTTTAGAGATACCAGAGGATTGGGAAAAATATTATGAAGATGATCCTGATAAGATGAAGTTAAGCTACGAATATTGGAAGTTTCAAGATCAACATaaatttcaagttcatGATAAATGCTTGAAGCTAGTTTTATTATTCACATTCCCTTCTTAtcatttttccaatttatcCACCAAAAGAAATCTGAATCCTGAAATTGTGGAACAAGTATACAATTTATTGAGATCCGGTCTGAGTGAACCGATACCTGGTCCATTTGTTATTgactattttgaaataatcaaaCTGATTATTAAAGTTTTCCAATATTGTCAAACAAATGAAACTTCAAACGTAGATCCACCTATTATTAAATTCATCCAGTTATACGGTATACTCGTTAAAAGTAACTATACCTCTTCTACAATAACCAAAATCACTGGTTTACAAGTTGGTATAGATGACTTACATATGAGTGAAGTTATCGATGTATtactctttcaaaattttgattCTATCACTGAAGACACGGACGTTTTGCAATATATCTTTACGTTATTAGGAGATATTATAACATGTTATCCAACGGAATTAATCCAAAATCCTGGATTTGTAAGAATTATGgaaattttcattgatcAAATATATCGTAATTGTCAACAAAGGTTTGTTGTCATTTCATTAAGCAAATTTGCTTCAAATTTAATCTACCTCAGGAAAGGCAAATTagaagatgttgaatttatgAATCACTTGTTagttgataaaaatataGGTGAAATTTTAGTCCTTAATTTGATGAGAGGATTTATCAATACCTCAAGATCGTTGATTGAATTTTACGTGGATATCATAAGGGCCCTAACAAGTAAGTACGGAAAATATTTGAGAGTATGGATTGAAAATGCGTTTTTGAGGATCAACGAAGAGAATATGACTAAAAATGCTAAAATTGTTGACCAGAAAGTTGTAGAGGGATTTATCAAACAACTGCTTGTTACTCGAGGCCAAAGGGTAGCGAATAGAATTATCAAAGAGTTTTGGTATACAGTAACAGGGATGGTTGATTATGGGATGTAG
- a CDS encoding uncharacterized protein (PKUD0A00440; similar to Saccharomyces cerevisiae YGL005C (COG7); ancestral locus Anc_4.118): MSHSNTVSSIDLGLPLEAKVLSQFFEEDFVPVDYVNALVATSLNANTNSSTNSATISGTSNSLNSSLSLKVLNQRLNSLSFRYNEYTNELSNQFDRTYSKLLKSSIEVVSYSNTGNINSNDFVDNDDPHSVTRLQYQLSTLKTSMYSLLEDLQVTKESINSINPEIDNLPVSKLKELTEIQERIKNVDAAFELLKSLVASSDAVNSQDLNNVKDKLNNKITIAEFGNSLNIIKQSIQEQIEKEMQSIKISSKVTKNDKLVKIIDSMIDMQPLFKSFVHFQVPYSSFVDFLKLQKSNYMNVFEASRE, from the coding sequence ATGAGTCATAGCAATACtgtttcatcaattgatttagGCTTGCCACTAGAGGCAAAGGTACTATCGCAATTTTTTGAGGAGGATTTTGTGCCTGTTGATTATGTTAATGCATTGGTTGCAACATCATTAAATGCAAATACAAATTCAAGCACAAACTCTGCAACAATTAGCGGTACGTCTAATAGTTTGAATTCCTCATTATCTCTGAAAGTTCTTAACCAGAGGCTAAATTCTTTAAGCTTTAGATATAATGAATACACAAATGAGTTATCGAACCAATTTGATCGAACTTATTCAAAGCTGctaaaatcttcaattgaaGTTGTATCATATAGTAATACCGGCAACATAAATTCTAATGACTTTGTCGATAATGACGACCCCCATTCGGTAACTAGGTTGCAATATCAATTGTCAACCCTTAAAACATCCATGTATTCTTTACTTGAAGATCTACAAGTTACCAAAGAGAGTATAAATTCAATAAATCCAGAGATTGATAATCTACCTGTGAGTAAGCTAAAAGAACTGACAGAAATCCaagaaagaatcaaaaatgtGGATGCAGCTTTTGAATTGTTAAAATCCTTAGTTGCTAGTTCAGATGCTGTAAATTCTCAAGATTTAAACAATGTTAAAGATAAACtaaataacaaaatcaCAATAGCAGAGTTTGGCAATTCTCTAAATATTATTAAGCAGTCAATTCAAGAACAAATTGAGAAAGAGATGCaatcaataaaaataaGCTCCAAAGTGACTAAGAATGACAAATTAGTGAAAATCATAGATAGTATGATTGATATGCAGCCacttttcaaatcatttgTACATTTCCAAGTGCCTTATTCGTCCTTTGTCGATTTTCTGAAGCTTCAAAAGTCAAACTATATGAATGTATTCGAAGCATCAAGAGAATAA
- a CDS encoding uncharacterized protein (PKUD0A00420; similar to Saccharomyces cerevisiae YAR007C (RFA1); ancestral locus Anc_4.120) produces MDKMVPGSIAKIFTENDTSTPLVLQTHQSKAMNDDVNRIRLLLNDGKFSINSIFKPNDLQEKIENFQKCCYLSISNYSISVVSKKIFLLINQCEVVAQGEKPTTSFESIDKYLKENPDLNKFPIDLTKQENTTPEPSSLNINTNANPSSTTAKTLALNPNNQNNTKAARTPTPTLTSTLASSHSSHKSQVPPEFQGLTTIDQISPYLSRWSIKARVSYKSDEKRWNKNGNEGKLFSVHFMDETGEIKATAFNQAADKFYDLLQENSVYYITKVQIRSAKKQFSTLPNENELFLDKDSIITPAPDADDVPKVQYNFVKLDQIEGLENNTVIDVLGIVKNVEEKREIVAKASGKPYDRRDITIVDESQTAINVGLWNKMARDFSLDPGTPIAIRGCKINDFNGKQLSLTPSATIQANPDIPEAFKLKGWYDNQGSSENFKTLKSTTTNSTSLTSKESILERITVAQVHETKLGYNEKPDYFTIKASVSYIRPDNFSYPACSTQGCQKKVIQQGDGTWRCEKCSINHPEPLHRYILASSVVDETGQLWLNLFNEQAEQLIGKDAKSLLELKESSDETAFKNYLTDNVLFKEFIFRVRAKVDTYQGVDRPRFQVLSISEINPSTESDALIDIFNKLNL; encoded by the coding sequence ATGGACAAAATGGTACCGGGCTCCATAGCCAAGATCTTCACTGAAAACGACACATCAACACCTCTTGTCCTTCAAACTCATCAATCAAAGGCAATGAATGACGACGTCAACAGAATTAGGTTACTACTCAATGACGgtaaattttcaatcaattccattttcaagcCTAATGAtcttcaagagaaaattgaaaattttcaaaaatgctGTTACTTATCAATCTCAAACTATTCAATCTCTGTTGTGTCTAAAAAAATCTTCCTTTTGATTAACCAATGTGAGGTTGTAGCACAGGGAGAGAAACCTACAACTTCTTTTGAATCCATCGACAAATATTTAAAGGAAAACCCAGATTTGAATAAGTTCCCAATTGATTTGACTAAACAGGAAAATACTACCCCAGAACCTTCATCACTtaacatcaacaccaacGCCAATCCTTCTAGTACGACCGCAAAAACTTTAGCTTTGAATCCAAACAACCAAAATAATACAAAGGCTGCTCGCACACCTACGCCTACTTTAACTTCCACTTTGGCTTCTTCGCATTCGTCTCATAAATCTCAAGTACCTCCTGAGTTCCAAGGACTAACTACAATCGATCAAATTTCTCCCTATCTCTCTAGATGGTCAATAAAGGCCAGGGTATCTTATAAGTCAGATGAGAAGAGATGGAATAAAAACGGTAATGAGGGTAAACTTTTCAGTGTTCATTTTATGGATGAAACAGGTGAAATTAAGGCTACTGCATTTAATCAGGCTGCTGATAAATTTTATGATTTATTACAAGAGAATTCGGTTTATTATATAACGAAGGTTCAAATTCGTTCGGCAAAGAAGCAATTTTCAACTTTGCCAAATGAGAACGAACTTTTCCTAGATAAAGACTCTATTATTACACCTGCTCCAGATGCAGATGATGTTCCAAAAGTTCAGTATAATTTTGTTAAActtgatcaaattgaagGTTTGGAAAATAATACCGTTATTGACGTTTTAGGTATAGTcaaaaatgttgaagaaaagagagaaattgTTGCCAAGGCAAGTGGTAAGCCTTACGATCGTCGGGATATCacaattgttgatgaatcCCAAACTGCAATCAACGTCGGTCTATGGAATAAAATGGCTCGTGATTTCAGTTTAGATCCAGGTACTCCAATTGCCATTAGAGGTTGTAAAATCAACGATTTCAACGGTAAACAGCTCTCTTTAACTCCTTCAGCTACTATCCAGGCCAACCCAGATATCCCTGAAGCATTCAAATTAAAGGGTTGGTATGACAACCAAGGCTCCtctgaaaatttcaaaactttgaagTCAACCACTACAAACTCCACGAGTTTAACATCAAAGGAATCAATCCTAGAGAGAATCACCGTTGCTCAAGTTCATGAGACTAAACTAGGTTACAATGAGAAGCCGGACTATTTTACCATTAAAGCTTCAGTATCTTACATCAGACCAGACAATTTCAGCTATCCAGCATGTTCGACTCAGGGATGTCAGAAAAAAGTGATCCAGCAAGGTGATGGAACCTGGCGTTGTGAGAAATGTTCAATAAACCATCCCGAACCTTTACATAGGTATATTTTAGCGTCAAGCGTGGTTGACGAAACAGGCCAACTTTGgttgaatcttttcaaTGAACAAGCAGAACAGCTGATTGGCAAAGATGCAAAATCTTTACTTGAACTAAAGGAATCCTCAGATGAAACTGCATTTAAGAACTACTTGACTGATAATGTCctgttcaaagaattcatCTTTAGAGTCCGTGCTAAGGTGGATACTTATCAAGGTGTAGATAGACCACGTTTCCAGGTTTTATCGATTTCGGAGATTAACCCTTCAACGGAATCTGATGCATTGattgatatcttcaataagtTGAATTTATAA